Genomic window (Bacillus kexueae):
AAATGAATTCCTTGACGAAGTTGATCCATCGCATCGATGTGATCCATCCACTTCGTATCAACAGCTCGAAGAACGATAACACGTTCGAATTCGCGCATTTTCTCTTCAGTGAATGCTTCCTCTTTTTCGTTGTAACGAGCTTGAACGTGTTCCCAAATAAGCTCCATGATTTCGTCTGCTTCTTTGCCACGAAGATCCGTTTCAGAAAGAGCTGTATCTTCATCTAATACGTTCGCTTTTACCCAATCCATTAGCCCTTCAAGGTTCCAATCCTCTGGCAATTCCTCTTGTGTATAGGAAGCGACGACACGCTCGATTGTACTCTTTATCATTTCTTCTACTTTATCGCGAAGGTTTTCAGATTCAAGTACTTCGTTACGTTGTTCGTAAATCACTTCACGCTGTTGACGAAGAACATCATCATATTGGAGTAATTGCTTACGTGCATCAAAGTTATTTCCTTCTACACGTTTTTGAGCCGATTCTACCGCACGGGAAACCATTTTCGACTGAATAGGCTGCGAATCATCCATACCAAGTCGGTCCATCATATTCATCATATTTTCAGAACCGAAACGGCGCATCAGCTCATCTTCCATTGATAAATAAAACTGAGTCACCCCTGGGTCCCCTTGACGACCAGAACGACCGCGAAGCTGGTTATCAATACGGCGCGATTCGTGACGCTCAGTCCCGATAACGGCTAAACCACCAAGCTCTTTCACACCTTCTCCAAGTTTAATATCTGTTCCACGTCCAGCCATGTTTGTTGCAATTGTTACAGCACCTTTTTGTCCAGCTTGTTCAATAATTTCTGCTTCACTCGCATGGTTTTTCGCATTCAATACGTTATGTGGAATTCCTTTTTTCTTTAAAAGGTTTGAAATATATTCCGACGTTTCAACGGCAACTGTTCCGACGAGGACAGGTTGTCCTAATTGATGGCGCTCAGCAATATCTTCAACGACTGCTTTAAATTTGCCTTCAATCGAACGATAAATTAAATCAGCTCTATCATCACGAATGACCGGTCTGTTTGTCGGAATCGCCACAACATTCATATTATAAATATTTCGGAATTCTTCTTCTTCCGTTTTGGCCGTTCCTGTCATACCAGACAATTTTTCGTACATGCGGAAGTAGTTCTGAAAGGTGATGGTTGCCAGCGTTTTGCTTTCGTTTTGAATCTCTAACCCTTCTTTTGCTTCAATCGCTTGGTGCAACCCGTCACTATAACGTCGCCCTTTCATTAAACGACCCGTGAACTGGTCGACGATAACGACTTGTCCATCTTCAACTACATAGTCAAAGTCTTTTTGCATCACGACATGAGCACGTAAAGCATTGTTAATATGATGGTTAAGGGCTACGTGCTTAATATCGAATAAGTTTTCAATATTGAATGCTCGCTCAGCCTTCGTCATGCCGTCTTCCGTTAGCTGAACATTTTTCGTTTTTTCGTCATAAGTGAAGTCTTGTTCCTTCGTTAACGTGCGAACAAAAGCATTCGCTTGTAAGTAAAGGCGGGTTGATTTCGCCGCTTGCCCTGAAATGATGAGCGGTGTACGAGCTTCGTCAATTAAGATGGAATCGACCTCATCAATGACTGCAAAATGAAGTGGTCGCTGAACTTTTTGTTCCGTATAAAGCACCATATTGTCCCGTAAGTAATCGAATCCAAGTTCATTGTTTGTTGAATATGTAATATCTTTGCTGTATGCTTCACGCTTTTCATCTTTCGTCAAACTATTTAAGTTTAACCCAACTGTTAAGCCGAGGAATTCAAATAACTGTCCCATTTCATTGGCGTCACGAGAAGCTAAGTATTCGTTGACCGTTACGACGTGTACCCCTTTACCAGTTAAGGCGTTTAAATAAACGGGCATCGTAGACGTTAACGTTTTACCTTCCCCTGTTTTCATCTCAGCAATGTTTCCTTCATGTAAAGCAATGGCTCCCATAAGCTGTACTTTATAAGGATACATACCGAGAACACGTCGAGCCGCTTCTCGAACGACTGCATACGCTTCGATGAGGAGGTCATCTAACGTTTCTCCTTTATCAAGGCGCTCAACAAATTCTGCTGTCTTATCTTTTAATTCTTGGTCTGTTAAATTTTCCATTCGTGGACCAAGTGAATCAATTTTATCCGCCATTTTCTCATAGCGGTTTAGCGTACGTTTATTCACATCAAACATTTTGTTCAATATCCCAAGCATCACAAAACGCTCCTCTAAATGATATAAATTCCCTTTTTAAATTGTAACATTGCTTGAAGTTACAAACAACTCAAAGGAAGTCATATGGAAGCGATGTGGCTACATAAGTTCAAAATCAGCTTGTCTTTTAAAGGTACGAAGCAAAATATGACTCTGTACGCGTTTAATTCCTTCCATTTGGTATAATTCATCGTGAAGAAATTGATCTAATTGTTCTTGGCTTTGCACTAACACTTGTAGGTGAAGGGTGCTTGGTCCCGTCATTTCATAACAGCTGACAACTGATGGATGCTCCGATAGTTTCTTCGCAACTTCAATCATCTCCGATGGGATACACTCAACTTCAAACAGTGCCTGAATTTGCTTCCCGACTTTTTCGGTATTGACGACAACTGTAAATTTCTCAATAATACCTTCCTTCATTAACGTATGGACACGTTCACGAATGGCGACACGCGATAAGTTGAGCTCTTTTCCGATATCAACGTACGACATGCGTCCGTTTTTGGATAGGAGTTGTAATATTTTATGATCGACTAAATCTAATTTCAAAACAAACACCACTCTTTACTGTATTTCTTTGCTACTTTTTATCCTTATGTCATCATAGGTCCTCTGCACTATTTTACACTAAATTGTGGCAAATGCGTTCCTTTTTTTAGTGAAATTTAAAGCTTTATCCAAAATGAATATCTCTCCATAAAGAAAGAATGGTGATATACCGGTACAATAAGAAAAGCGCAAGTCCTTAGGCGAAGAGCGCTGGAGGACCTGCGTGGAGGCTTCCATCGCCACAGCAGGGCCGAAGCGACCCGAGCTGATGGCGCTTGGAGCTAGACACCAAAAAAAACGGTATAGAGAATACTTTAACACTTTATTGAACTTAAACTTTCTGTAACAACTAAAAAGGCGCTCACAAAGTTCATTCACTTTGGAGCACCTTTTTGACTATCTTGGTTCAATTAATCCATATTTTCCATCTTTTCTGCGGTACACGACATTTGTTCGGTTCGTTTCTGCATTCGTGAAGACGAAAAAGTTATGACCGAGCATGTCCATTTGAAGAATTGCTTCTTCACTGTCCATCGGCTTTAAGTCGAAGCTTTTCGTCCGAACGACTTGAATGTCTTCTTCCGATTCTTTTTTATCAGCCGCTTCTCCAATTGTCGGTGTCACAAACAATTTAGCGTCCGCTTGCTGCTCGCGAAGCTTTCGGTTTACTTTCGTTTTATGTTTACGAATTTGTCGCTCAAGCTTATCCATCACAAGATCAATCGCCGCATACATATCAGCATGATGTTCCTCTGCACGCAACACCAACTGCGGCATTGGAATCGTCACTTCTATTTTAGATTCTTGATCATTGTAATACTTTAAGTTGACATTTGCCTTCGCCTCAACACCTTCATCGAAATAGCGTTCAAGCTTGGCCATTTTCTTCTCAACGTACTCTCGAAGTGCTGGAGTTACTTCAATGTTTTCGCCTCTGACGTGGTTAATCATCAGAACTCCTCCTTTATTAAGGATATGTAAATGTAATTCTCCAATTCCCTGTGCTTTTCCTGCTTAAACTTTAATTTTTTGTGAAAATTTCGTGAATTTGTTGAATTTTGTTGAAGCAAAACGAATGACAGCCTTACGAAATGATAGTGTATGTAAACATGACGGAGAATATAAGGTCGTTTCACACAAATTTTCAAGTTCAATAAGTATGGGTGCCATAGAATATGAACGTTCTGCTTGATAGTAAGAAATCGCAAGGGATATGCACCTTATGTACATTGTTTTGAGAGTTTTATTTGGGGGATTTTAGGAGAGAGAGGATCTTGAGAACGAATGTGGTGAAGGCACACCATTTACCCCATTTAATGGAGTGAATTGTAGAGCCTGTTTGGAATAGGTCTGATAGGTGCGAGACGCTGTTAGGACTAGTGAGCCTCCATAACGGCTCAATTCACACTGGGAAAGCAAGCAACCTGTAGCAGAAATCTTTTCTGCATGTAAGTGAAAAAGAAAAAGCATCCAGAAATTCAATCTGAATGCTTTTTAATGCGTTATAAATGTCTGTAGCTGTTTTTGTACCTCTTGCTTCCAAACAGTAAAGGTTGGATATAATTCATAACGAACGAGATTTTCAAAGACGACCGGCTGTTGCTTTATAAAGTCTACTTCCTCGAGTAAATGAATTAATTCATCTAACCGATCTAAAAGCTGATTCTCTTCCATGTGAGTGACCATTAAATGACGCGATGAATCCATTTCGTAAAAAGCCAACATAATATCCGTTAAAACGCGATCCCGTTCCGTATACTCAATATTTTCAAAGCTTTGAATGACATATTGTATGCCTTCATCAATGGAATCGAGCAAATAATAAAATCGCATAAAAAGCTCAAATTGTTCGGATGAAATCTTCTGCACACATGTCACCTATTTTCGTTTATCATAAAACATCCCATCAATCGTTTGTTGTTGATATGGGTTTACGTATTTTCTCGCCGACTGCTTCGTCTTTTTCACTTGAAGAATTTTGTTCTTAATTTCAAACTTCATTGCTTCAAGCTGCTTTTTTAATTGTTCATCTAATGGAAAAAGCTGTCTCCCCTTTTCCATTTCTTCAGATGAAAAAGGTGGGACGATATCTTTTAGTGCTTCTTCTCGCTGTGCTAGGAGAGACTGCAGCTTTTCAATTTGTTCGTCTCGATTTTTCTCATTCGTTTCAGCTGTTAGCTGAAGTAATTGTTCCGTTAGTTGGATGACTCGATTGATCCGGTCCATTATGCTTGGCCACCTTGCTCTTGCGCGTTCACTTTACTTAATCGAATGACTTCCTTCCAAGTGTCTCGGAACTCAGAAACATAGCCTTCTACTTCTTCCAGAATGCCTACATCATTTTTAATATTCGCTTCAATTAATCGACGGTTCATGTACTCATACATCACCATCAATTGTTGTGAGATTTCGATATCCGTATTTAACGTCACCATGAGCTCGCGAATAATATTTTGTGCTTTTTGTAGATTAATATTTTTTTCTTCAAGATTTTGCTCAGAAATCGCTTTTTTCGCCAGTTTAATAAATTTTAAACACCCATTATACAGCATTAACGTCAATTCTCCTGGCGAAGCGGTCGTGACACTATTTTGTTGATAAGCTTCATACGGATTGTTCATTGCCATAAAAGACACTCCTTATAATCCCTTGTTCTTGTATCCCCATTATAACGCTCTTTTGGAAAAAATGGGGATACAAATTAAGCAGTAGGAATGGTGCCTAGAATCCACCAAATTGCTGCATCAAATACATAGACTGCTCATTCATTCTCTGAATCGCTGTTTCCATCGCAGTGAATTGACTCCAGTAACGATCTTCGATTTGAATGAGTCGGTCTTCAAATCGATCAATTTGCTTTTCTAAATCGGTTAAATTTCGACCAATTGTGAACTGTTGATTCGTTGAAAGTGTGTTTCCAGCTTTCTCTTCCACTTTCCCAATTGTATTTTTGATGGTATCTCGAAGTCTTCGCGCAATTCCCTTTTCCTCAAATGTCGATCCATTTGCCATAAATAATTTATAAATGGCATCTGGGTTCTCTTCGATTTTCTCACGTAGCTTTGTTTCATCAATGATTAGTTTACCGCGGTCCAAATAGTTTGATGAGGTCGTAATCCCGATATCAGCTAGCTGTTGAAACCCGCTAATCACATCGCTATTATTGACGGTTGAATAAAAGTCAAGACGCATTTGGTTTAAGCCACCAGATAAAATGCTATCGTTTCGCAGTAAACCACTTCGAGCTTTTTCTTCCCATAATTCAACCTGCGTTTCTGTCATCGCTTCTTTCTGTTCGTCCGTTAACGGTGCATAGTCACGATATCGTTCTTCCGTTAGTTCACCATTGATTTTTTCAATAACTTCATTATATTTGTTTACAAATTGGACAACGGTGTCCAAAATGGAATCTACATCCGTAGTAGACGAAACTGTAACAGGGGATGTTGTCGTATTTTTAACCGTGTAACTCATCCCATTTACCGTGAAGGTGTTGGACGTTTTTTCCATTTGATACCCATTAATTTTCACAACGGCATTTTGACCAGCTGTTGATGGGTCTAATATATCTGGATCGCTACCATTCCATGCTGTGAAGCCAAGATCGTTTTGCATAAACGTTTTTGTCGCTG
Coding sequences:
- the hpf gene encoding ribosome hibernation-promoting factor, HPF/YfiA family; protein product: MINHVRGENIEVTPALREYVEKKMAKLERYFDEGVEAKANVNLKYYNDQESKIEVTIPMPQLVLRAEEHHADMYAAIDLVMDKLERQIRKHKTKVNRKLREQQADAKLFVTPTIGEAADKKESEEDIQVVRTKSFDLKPMDSEEAILQMDMLGHNFFVFTNAETNRTNVVYRRKDGKYGLIEPR
- a CDS encoding Lrp/AsnC family transcriptional regulator yields the protein MKLDLVDHKILQLLSKNGRMSYVDIGKELNLSRVAIRERVHTLMKEGIIEKFTVVVNTEKVGKQIQALFEVECIPSEMIEVAKKLSEHPSVVSCYEMTGPSTLHLQVLVQSQEQLDQFLHDELYQMEGIKRVQSHILLRTFKRQADFELM
- the secA gene encoding preprotein translocase subunit SecA — protein: MLGILNKMFDVNKRTLNRYEKMADKIDSLGPRMENLTDQELKDKTAEFVERLDKGETLDDLLIEAYAVVREAARRVLGMYPYKVQLMGAIALHEGNIAEMKTGEGKTLTSTMPVYLNALTGKGVHVVTVNEYLASRDANEMGQLFEFLGLTVGLNLNSLTKDEKREAYSKDITYSTNNELGFDYLRDNMVLYTEQKVQRPLHFAVIDEVDSILIDEARTPLIISGQAAKSTRLYLQANAFVRTLTKEQDFTYDEKTKNVQLTEDGMTKAERAFNIENLFDIKHVALNHHINNALRAHVVMQKDFDYVVEDGQVVIVDQFTGRLMKGRRYSDGLHQAIEAKEGLEIQNESKTLATITFQNYFRMYEKLSGMTGTAKTEEEEFRNIYNMNVVAIPTNRPVIRDDRADLIYRSIEGKFKAVVEDIAERHQLGQPVLVGTVAVETSEYISNLLKKKGIPHNVLNAKNHASEAEIIEQAGQKGAVTIATNMAGRGTDIKLGEGVKELGGLAVIGTERHESRRIDNQLRGRSGRQGDPGVTQFYLSMEDELMRRFGSENMMNMMDRLGMDDSQPIQSKMVSRAVESAQKRVEGNNFDARKQLLQYDDVLRQQREVIYEQRNEVLESENLRDKVEEMIKSTIERVVASYTQEELPEDWNLEGLMDWVKANVLDEDTALSETDLRGKEADEIMELIWEHVQARYNEKEEAFTEEKMREFERVIVLRAVDTKWMDHIDAMDQLRQGIHLRAYGQTDPLREYQMEGYAMFENMTASIQEDVTKFIMKAEIRNNLERQEVAKGEAVQPKEGDAQAKKKPARKKVEVGRNEPCPCGSGKKYKQCCGR
- a CDS encoding flagellar hook-associated protein 2, producing the protein MAIRIGGLASGMDIDTLVSDLMKAERMPLDKMYQKKQTLEWQRDDYREMNKLLKELDTQIFDGVFRQSSFTKKAITSSDETKVTAKSVSATANTSATVEVSQLASAASWSSNNLAGFTSAARTLTFEVQDPGATSSRTVTIELDADDTIDDLVTKINSSSLGMTAMKESIYDAGSGTYKDTFVLTSNKTGSGGYIKAGDAATKTFMQNDLGFTAWNGSDPDILDPSTAGQNAVVKINGYQMEKTSNTFTVNGMSYTVKNTTTSPVTVSSTTDVDSILDTVVQFVNKYNEVIEKINGELTEERYRDYAPLTDEQKEAMTETQVELWEEKARSGLLRNDSILSGGLNQMRLDFYSTVNNSDVISGFQQLADIGITTSSNYLDRGKLIIDETKLREKIEENPDAIYKLFMANGSTFEEKGIARRLRDTIKNTIGKVEEKAGNTLSTNQQFTIGRNLTDLEKQIDRFEDRLIQIEDRYWSQFTAMETAIQRMNEQSMYLMQQFGGF
- the fliS gene encoding flagellar export chaperone FliS; the protein is MAMNNPYEAYQQNSVTTASPGELTLMLYNGCLKFIKLAKKAISEQNLEEKNINLQKAQNIIRELMVTLNTDIEISQQLMVMYEYMNRRLIEANIKNDVGILEEVEGYVSEFRDTWKEVIRLSKVNAQEQGGQA
- a CDS encoding flagellar protein FliT, translating into MDRINRVIQLTEQLLQLTAETNEKNRDEQIEKLQSLLAQREEALKDIVPPFSSEEMEKGRQLFPLDEQLKKQLEAMKFEIKNKILQVKKTKQSARKYVNPYQQQTIDGMFYDKRK